A single window of Trueperaceae bacterium DNA harbors:
- a CDS encoding amino acid racemase: MGERRVIGVLGGLGPAATVDFYAKLVAATPALRDQDHIHVIIDADPSTPNRNEAVAGVGPSPEPQLVGMATRLAAAGAEALFMVCNTAHAYAPAIRAAVAVPLVSIIEETAAATLAAAPNARRVGVLAAAGAQDARLYQTEFARHGVNVVEPHGELRERFMALLYRVKAGDTGQGARSDMRAIALELVGLGAEAVVAGCTEVPLVLAQADVGSVPLVSSTDALVSAAVAIGTGARPPVDER, from the coding sequence ATGGGCGAGCGGCGGGTCATCGGCGTCCTCGGCGGGCTGGGGCCGGCCGCCACGGTGGACTTCTACGCCAAGCTCGTGGCGGCCACCCCGGCGCTGCGCGACCAGGATCACATCCACGTGATCATCGACGCCGACCCGAGCACGCCGAACCGCAACGAGGCCGTGGCGGGCGTCGGTCCGAGCCCGGAGCCCCAGCTCGTCGGCATGGCGACGCGCCTCGCGGCGGCCGGCGCCGAGGCGCTGTTCATGGTGTGCAACACCGCCCACGCCTACGCGCCGGCCATACGCGCCGCGGTCGCCGTGCCGCTGGTGAGCATCATCGAGGAGACCGCGGCGGCGACGCTGGCGGCCGCGCCGAACGCGCGGCGCGTCGGCGTCCTGGCCGCGGCCGGCGCCCAGGACGCCCGGCTCTACCAGACGGAGTTCGCCCGGCACGGCGTGAACGTGGTCGAGCCGCACGGCGAGCTCCGCGAGCGGTTCATGGCGCTCCTCTACCGCGTCAAGGCGGGCGACACGGGGCAGGGCGCGCGCTCGGACATGCGCGCCATCGCGCTCGAGCTCGTGGGGCTCGGAGCCGAGGCCGTTGTCGCCGGCTGCACCGAGGTCCCGCTCGTCCTGGCCCAGGCCGACGTCGGATCGGTCCCGCTCGTCTCGTCGACGGACGCACTGGTGAGCGCGGCCGTGGCCATCGGGACGGGCGCCCGTCCGCCCGTCGACGAGAGATGA
- a CDS encoding phosphate/phosphite/phosphonate ABC transporter substrate-binding protein — MKRLISTSIALVLAVTLFSGMAAAQGDIPSKLVLGMVPSREADAIVDSLDPIAAMLSERLVIPVETFVSTNFVGLVEAVGTGRVDIGLFGPAALVQAVDNYGAEVILASVRQGATSYRAQFNVRCDSGITTFEQLRGKTIAFVDPGSASGYQFPFVTLKTTYGIDPNTEMTSIFAGSHDASALAVYNGDVDVSVTFGGSPGSDGRETIEGDYPDVKDVVCILGYSDYIPNDGAVVRKGLDPQLVEQITQALIDIANTPEGKALTSTLFNVTEFARVDASAYDIVREVSKTFQR; from the coding sequence GTGAAGCGACTCATCTCCACCTCGATCGCGCTCGTCCTGGCCGTCACGCTCTTCTCGGGCATGGCCGCCGCGCAGGGCGACATCCCGAGCAAGCTCGTGCTCGGCATGGTCCCGAGCCGCGAGGCCGACGCCATCGTCGACAGCCTCGACCCCATCGCCGCCATGCTGTCCGAGCGCCTCGTCATCCCCGTCGAGACCTTCGTGTCGACGAACTTCGTCGGCCTCGTGGAAGCCGTCGGCACGGGCCGCGTCGACATCGGCCTCTTCGGACCCGCCGCGCTCGTCCAGGCCGTCGACAACTACGGTGCCGAGGTCATCCTCGCCTCCGTGCGCCAGGGCGCCACGTCCTACCGCGCGCAGTTCAACGTGCGGTGCGACAGCGGCATCACGACCTTCGAGCAGCTCCGCGGCAAGACGATCGCCTTCGTCGACCCCGGCTCCGCCTCCGGCTACCAGTTCCCGTTCGTGACCCTCAAGACCACGTACGGCATCGACCCGAACACGGAGATGACCTCCATCTTCGCCGGCTCGCACGACGCGTCCGCCCTCGCCGTCTACAACGGTGACGTCGACGTGTCCGTCACGTTCGGCGGCTCCCCCGGCTCCGACGGCCGCGAGACCATCGAGGGCGATTACCCCGACGTCAAGGACGTCGTGTGCATCCTCGGCTACTCCGACTACATCCCGAACGACGGCGCCGTCGTCCGCAAGGGCCTCGACCCGCAGCTCGTCGAGCAGATCACCCAGGCCCTCATCGACATCGCGAACACCCCCGAGGGCAAGGCGCTGACCAGCACCCTCTTCAACGTCACCGAGTTCGCCCGCGTCGACGCGTCCGCGTACGACATCGTGCGCGAGGTCTCCAAGACTTTCCAGCGCTGA